A genomic window from Melopsittacus undulatus isolate bMelUnd1 chromosome 7, bMelUnd1.mat.Z, whole genome shotgun sequence includes:
- the CASP3 gene encoding caspase-3: MADTGSGPQSGEDLADAKSIPRGSKGKNLSASKSMDSGIVPDHSYRMDYPEMGECVIINNKNFHRKTGMSARSGTDADAASVREIFMKLGYKIKINNDLSCVEISELLKRVSQEDHSNRSSFVCVLLSHGDEGVIYGTDGPLELKVLTSLFRGDKCRSLAGKPKLFFIQACRGTELDSGIETDSGSEETMCQKIPVEADFLYAYSTAPGYYSWRNAAEGSWFIQSLCKMLREHARKLELMQILTRVNRKVAEYESFSTQRDFNAKKQIPCIVSMLTKEFYFPS; this comes from the exons AAAGAACCTCTCTGCTAGCAAGTCCATGGACTCTGGAATTGTGCCGGACCACAGTTACAGAATGGATTATCCAGAGATGGGGGAATGTGTAATAATAAACAATAAGAACTTCCACAGAAAGACTG GGATGTCAGCCCGTTCGGGTACAGATGCGGATGCTGCAAGTGTCAGAGAAATTTTTATGAAGTTGGGGTATAAAATAAAGATCAACAATGATCTTTCATGTGTGGAGATTTCTGAACTATTGAAACGTG tttcTCAAGAAGATCACAGCAACCGAAgcagttttgtttgtgtgttgcTAAGCCATGGTGATGAAGGAGTCATCTATGGTACAGATGGCCCTCTTGAATTGAAAGTACTAACAAGCCTTTTCAGAGGTGACAAGTGCAGAAGTTTAGCAGGAAAACCCAAGCTCTTCTTCATTCAG GCTTGTAGAGGAACAGAATTAGATTCTGGTATTGAGACAGACAGTGGGTCAGAAGAAACAATGTGTCAGAAAATACCTGTAGAAGCAGATTTCCTGTATGCGTATTCCACAGCTCCAG GCTATTACTCCTGGAGGAATGCAGCTGAGGGCTCCTGGTTCATTCAGTCACTTTGTAAAATGCTGAGGGAACATGCAAGGAAACTGGAACTCATGCAGATTTTAACTCGTGTAAATCGCAAAGTAGCAGAGTATGAGTCCTTCTCAACTCAGCGGGATTTTAATGCAAAGAAACAGATTCCATGCATTGTCTCTATGCTTACCAAAGAATTTTACTTcccttcataa